From one Misgurnus anguillicaudatus chromosome 2, ASM2758022v2, whole genome shotgun sequence genomic stretch:
- the rasal2 gene encoding ras GTPase-activating protein nGAP isoform X10: MDFIEASAERSPRRRSISGLGSSEKNLSMDGPNSSPFKVPGFLSKRLKGSIKRTKSQTKLDRNTSFRLPSLRPTDNDRSRGLPKLKESCSHESLLNPGSAVEALDLSMEEDVYIKPLHSSILGQDFCFEVAYSGGSKCFSCSSAAERDKWMENLKRTVQPNKDNCRRGENVLRLWIIEAKDLPPKKRYFCELCLDDVLYARTTSKTRSDCLFWGEHFEFAGLPAVKSITVHIYRDVDKKKKKDKNNYVGLVNIPVQGVMGRQFVEKWYPVSTPTTSKIKGGGPSIRIKSRFQTISILPMEQYKEFAEFITNNYTMLCSVLEPVISVKNKEEMASALVHILQSTGRAKDFLTDLVMSEVDRCADHDVLIFRENTLATKAIEEYLKLVGQKYLHDALGEFIKALYESDENCEVDPSKCSNNELPEHQSNLKMCCELAFCKIINSYCVFPRELKDVFASWKQQCHARGKQDISQRLISASLFLRFLCPAIMSPSLFGLMQEYPDDRTSRTLTLIAKVIQNLANFAKFGNKEEYMAFMNDFLEHEWAGMTRFLLEISNLETISNTPGFEGYIDLGRELSVLHQLLWEVVSQLDKGDNSFLQATVAKLGPLPRILGDITRSLSSPTPIQQQLRRFQDHSSVNDISGSVSSGLQRIFEDPADSEIRSIRSPIQEHMEALARGKHPLLGQQSSAHSMSFSDKEERDSPLPNGRSISLMDLQDSYLAQGHQGPNPLHEAPPRLGRVGSQASIGPLPPPHHHQPPVHPKVPQLRDNLPQSAPQVRRPLHPSLSQQRSLQPLSFQNPVYHLSNLHAQSTHSTQSTHSVQSFQPDSSSENLSTASSRSASPSASAGRGATPRARMPSTSSVEEEVSRKNIQGQETPPPPTARWHPPLLDSGAQVVVAVPRQSSAGTAHIVKVEQQSRGLAAANAGARTPKSLPHSTSLRSGSSVNTEPMQQSGERSKQQSTCSRDSSVPGGRGNKQVNEKGQSPVESVTMSPVERTAAWVLNNGQFEDEENEASSKDDTKHIEKYEQEISKLKERLRASSRRLEEYERRLLAQEQQMQKLLMEYKSRLEDSEERLRRQQEEKDSQMKSIICRLMAVEEELKRDHAEMQAVVDAKQKIIDAQEKRISSLDAANSRLMSALTQVKERYSMHNLRNGLSPTNPTKLSITENGEFKNSSC; this comes from the exons gGCTTTTTAAGTAAACGACTGAAAGGATCCATCAAAAGAACGAAGAGTCAGACGAAACTGGACCGCAACACGAGTTTTAGACTCCCATCACTAAGGCCAACGGATAATGACAG GTCGCGAGGCCTACCCAAATTGAAGGAGTCCTGCTCCCACGAGTCTTTGCTAAATCCTGGCAGTGCTGTTGAAGCTTTGGATCTAAGCATGGAGGAGGACGTCTACATTAAACCACTACACAGCAGCATTCTGGGACAAGACTTCTGCTTCGAG GTGGCATACTCGGGTGGAAGTAAGTGCTTCAGCTGTTCATCTGCAGCCGAACGGGACAAATGGATGGAGAACCTCAAGAGAACCGTGCAGCCCAATAAG GACAACTGTCGGCGGGGGGAAAACGTCCTCCGTCTGTGGATCATCGAGGCCAAAGACTTGCCACCGAAGAAAAGGTATTTCTGTGAGCTCTGCCTGGATGACGTGCTGTACGCCCGCACCACCAGCAAAACTCGCTCCGACTGCCTGTTCTGGGGGGAACACTTTGAGTTTGCCGGCCTCCCTGCTGTCAAGAGCATCACGGTGCACATCTACCGCGACGTGgacaagaagaagaaaaaggacAAGAACAACTACGTGGGTCTGGTGAACATCCCCGTGCAGGGGGTGATGGGACGGCAGTTTGTGGAGAAGTGGTATCCGGTCAGTACCCCCACCACCAGCAAAATCAAAGGCGGAGGTCCGTCTATCCGCATCAAGTCTCGCTTTCAGACCATCTCTATCTTGCCCATGGAGCAGTACAAGGAGTTTGCAGAGTTTATCACCAATAACTACACCATGCTGTGCTCTGTGCTGGAGCCCGTCATCAGCGTCAAGAACAAAGAGGAGATGGCCAGCGCGCTGGTACACATATTGCAGAGCACAGGGAGGGCAAAG GATTTTTTGACGGACCTGGTGATGTCAGAGGTGGATCGCTGTGCCGATCATGACGTGCTCATATTTCGGGAGAACACGCTAGCCACCAAAGCTATAGAAGAATACCTCAAGTTGGTGGGACAGAAGTACCTGCATGACGCACTAG GAGAGTTTATTAAAGCACTATACGAGTCAGATGAGAATTGTGAGGTGGACCCATCTAAGTGCTCCAACAATGAGCTGCCAGAACATCAGAGTAACCTGAAGATGTGCTGTGAGCTCGCCTTCTGCAAGATCATCAACTCTTACTG CGTGTTCCCGCGGGAACTGAAGGACGTTTTCGCCTCCTGGAAGCAACAGTGTCACGCTCGAGGCAAGCAGGACATTAGTCAGCGTCTGATCAGCGCCTCGCTCTTCCTGCGCTTCCTGTGTCCTGCCATCATGTCCCCGTCGCTTTTTGGTCTCATGCAGGAATACCCAGATGACCGCACCTCTCGGACCCTCACCCTCATCGCCAAAGTCATCCAGAACCTTGCTAACTTTGCCAA ATTCGGGAACAAAGAGGAGTACATGGCCTTCATGAATGACTTTTTGGAGCATGAGTGGGCGGGTATGACCCGTTTTCTACTGGAGATTTCGAATCTCGAGACCATTTCCAACACCCCGGGCTTTGAGGGTTACATCGACCTGGGACGCGAGCTGTCTGTGCTCCACCAGCTATTGTGGGAGGTGGTGTCACAGCTTGATAAG GGTGACAATTCCTTCCTGCAGGCAACAGTGGCCAAACTGGGGCCCCTGCCCCGGATCCTTGGCGATATCACCCGCTCGCTGTCCAGCCCCACCCCTATCCAGCAGCAGCTCAGGAGGTTTCAGGATCACAGCTCTGTTAATGACATTAGTGGAAGTGTGTCGTCGGGACTGCAGAGGATATTCGAAGACCCAGCAGATAG TGAAATTAGGAGCATCAGATCTCCTATTCAGGAGCACATGGAGGCCTTGGCCAGAGGGAAGCATCCTTTATTGGGTCAACAGTCCTCGGCGCACAGTATGAGCTTTTCTGACAAAGAGGAGAGAGACAGCCCTCTTCCAAATGGACGCAGTATATCTTTAATGGACCTTCAGGACTCTTACCTCGCACAGGGCCATCAAGGTCCAAACCCTCTTCATGAAGCCCCACCGAGGTTAGGACGGGTGGGCTCTCAGGCCTCCATCGGCCCTCTGCCTCCTCCACACCATCACCAGCCCCCTGTCCATCCAAAAGTACCCCAGCTAAGGGACAACCTGCCCCAGAGCGCTCCCCAAGTGCGCCGCCCTCTCCACCCCTCCCTCAGTCAGCAGCGCAGCTTACAACCGCTGTCTTTCCAAAACCCAGTCTATCACCTCAGCAACCTTCACGCGCAATCCACGCACTCCACCCAGTCTACGCACTCCGTCCAGTCCTTTCAGCCGGACTCCAGCTCGGAGAACCTGAGCACGGCCAGCTCTCGTAGCGCCAGCCCTAGCGCGTCAGCCGGACGAGGAGCGACGCCCAGGGCCAGGATGCCCTCCACCAGTAGCGTGGAGGAGGAGGTTAGTCGTAAAAACATCCAGGGGCAGGAGactcctcctcctcccactgccCGTTGGCACCCACCCCTGTTGGACTCTGGAGCCCAGGTGGTGGTGGCGGTACCGAGGCAAAGTAGCGCGGGGACGGCGCATATCGTGAAGGTGGAGCAGCAGAGTCGAGGATTGGCGGCTGCAAACGCAGGGGCGAGAACTCCTAAATCTCTCCCTCATAGCACTTCGCTCCGTAGTGGCAGCAGCGTCAACACCGAACCCATGCAACAGAGCGGTGAGAGATCCAAGCAACAGTCCACGTGCTCCAGAGACAGCTCTGTACCCGGAGGACGAGGCAACAAGCAGGTGAATGAAAAG GGCCAGTCCCCTGTGGAGTCGGTCACCATGTCCCCAGTCGAGAGAACGGCAGCTTGGGTCCTGAATAATGGACAGTTTGAGGATGAGGAAAACGAAGCTTCGAGCAAAGACGACACCAAACACATAGAGAAG TATGAACAGGAGATCTCAAAGTTAAAGGAGCGTCTGCGGGCATCTAGTCGGCGACTGGAGGAGTATGAGAGACGGCTGCTGGCACAAGAACAGCAGATGCAGAAGCTGCTGATGGAATATAAGAGTCGATTGGAGGACAGCGAAGAGCGTCTGCGCAGACAGCAGGAAGAGAAAGACAGTCAGATGAAGAGTATTATCTGCAG GCTAATGGCTGTGGAGGAGGAACTGAAGAGAGACCATGCAGAAATGCAGGCGGTTGTGGACGCCAAACAGAAGATAATTGATGCACAG